Proteins from one Streptomyces sp. NBC_00390 genomic window:
- a CDS encoding MFS transporter, giving the protein MTAHATGEPRPAIRLGLRANLAQFTLLVLINALVGGMLGQERTVLPLLADDVFHLSAYTSALTYIVAFGATKAVTNFFAGTWSDRFGRKPVLIAGWLIALPVPAMLAWGPTWGWIIAANVLLGINQGLTWSTTVIMKIDLVGPERRGLAMGFNEAAGYVAVAATAMATGAIADHAGLRPEPFLLGAAYVVLALGLSTLAVRETRDHARFEAARHTTPAGSAHDGDLTTGQIARLTSLRDKALSAASQAGMVNNLNDALAWGIFPLLFATHGLSIAQIGILAALYPAVWGAGQMLTGWWSDHIGRKHLITAGMLLQAAAIALVAAGTTFSVWATAQVLLGIGTALVYPTLLAVIGDVAHPAWRARAVGVYRLWRDGGFAVGALLAGVLADVYGLTTAIWAIAALTAASGLLVAVRMYETHPRGGPGRGADAL; this is encoded by the coding sequence GTGACCGCCCACGCCACCGGCGAGCCCCGTCCCGCAATACGCCTCGGACTGCGGGCCAACCTGGCTCAGTTCACCCTGCTCGTCCTGATCAACGCCCTGGTCGGCGGTATGCTCGGCCAGGAACGCACCGTCCTGCCGCTGCTGGCCGACGACGTCTTCCACCTCTCCGCATACACCTCCGCCCTCACCTACATCGTGGCGTTCGGCGCGACGAAGGCCGTCACCAACTTCTTCGCCGGCACCTGGTCGGACCGCTTCGGCCGCAAACCGGTCCTGATCGCCGGATGGCTGATCGCCCTGCCCGTACCGGCGATGCTCGCCTGGGGCCCAACCTGGGGCTGGATCATCGCCGCCAACGTCCTGCTCGGCATCAACCAAGGCTTGACCTGGTCGACCACCGTCATCATGAAGATCGACCTGGTCGGCCCCGAACGGCGCGGTCTGGCCATGGGCTTCAACGAAGCCGCCGGCTACGTGGCCGTCGCCGCCACCGCCATGGCCACCGGCGCCATCGCCGACCATGCGGGACTTCGCCCCGAGCCCTTCCTCCTGGGAGCCGCCTACGTCGTCCTGGCCTTGGGCCTGTCCACTCTCGCCGTACGCGAGACCCGCGACCACGCCCGCTTCGAAGCCGCCCGCCACACCACCCCGGCGGGCAGCGCCCACGACGGTGACCTGACCACCGGCCAGATCGCACGGCTCACCAGCCTGCGCGACAAGGCCCTGTCCGCCGCCAGCCAGGCCGGCATGGTCAACAACCTCAACGACGCCCTCGCCTGGGGCATCTTCCCCCTCCTCTTCGCCACCCATGGCCTGTCCATCGCGCAGATCGGCATCCTCGCCGCCCTCTACCCCGCCGTCTGGGGCGCCGGCCAAATGCTCACCGGCTGGTGGTCCGACCACATCGGCCGCAAACACCTCATCACCGCCGGGATGCTGCTCCAAGCCGCCGCCATTGCCCTCGTCGCCGCCGGCACCACGTTCAGCGTATGGGCCACCGCCCAAGTCCTCCTCGGCATCGGCACCGCGCTCGTCTATCCCACCCTCCTCGCCGTCATCGGCGACGTCGCCCACCCCGCCTGGCGCGCCCGGGCCGTCGGCGTCTACCGGCTGTGGCGAGACGGCGGCTTCGCCGTCGGAGCCCTCCTCGCCGGCGTCCTCGCCGACGTCTACGGACTGACCACCGCGATCTGGGCCATCGCCGCCCTCACCGCCGCCTCCGGCCTGCTGGTGGCGGTCCGCATGTACGAGACACACCCCCGAGGAGGGCCCGGCCGAGGTGCCGATGCTCTCTAG
- a CDS encoding MBL fold metallo-hydrolase, whose product MGFADDHLMPLVDEGLGNSAYLVDLGDGRALAVDASRDLRALRAAADRRGLTVAYAADTHLHADFLSGAVQLAHDDGAAVLASAAGNRAFAHTAFADGDETDLGGLTLRALATPGHTDEHLSFLLLDGSRELGVFTGGSLIVGSAARTDLLGADRAEELARAQYRSLRRLADLPDATAVWPTHGAGSFCSAPPGAERTTTIAAQKRANPLLAAPDEDTFVRQLLDSLGSYPAYFDRLGEANRLGPALLRSAPTLAALSPDQVRHLIGEGAQIIDVRPVAEFAAGHIPGAVSIPLRDQFATWLGWLLPDETPLVFVTRPGQDLSELTWQALKIGYERLAGHLDGGMAAWTAGNRAQERIELLTADKIVERPVLDIRQRAEHIAGHIPGAVHIELGDLTERSAEAPRRPVVACGHGERAMTAASLLQRAGHKDLAVLDGGPADWSKATGRLLEETA is encoded by the coding sequence ATGGGCTTCGCCGACGATCACCTGATGCCGCTGGTCGATGAGGGGCTGGGCAACAGCGCCTACCTCGTCGACCTCGGCGACGGACGGGCCCTGGCCGTGGACGCGAGCCGCGACCTGCGCGCCCTGCGGGCGGCCGCCGACCGGCGCGGCCTCACGGTCGCGTACGCCGCCGACACCCATCTGCACGCCGACTTCCTCTCCGGGGCCGTGCAGCTCGCGCACGACGACGGCGCCGCCGTGCTTGCCTCCGCCGCCGGCAACCGCGCCTTCGCACACACCGCGTTCGCCGATGGCGACGAGACCGACCTGGGCGGCCTCACCTTGCGGGCGCTGGCCACCCCCGGCCACACCGACGAGCACCTGTCCTTCCTCCTCCTGGACGGCTCCCGCGAGCTTGGAGTCTTCACCGGTGGTTCCCTGATCGTCGGCTCCGCCGCCCGCACCGACCTCCTCGGCGCCGACCGCGCCGAGGAGTTGGCCCGCGCCCAGTACCGCTCGCTGCGGCGTTTGGCCGATCTGCCGGACGCGACAGCCGTGTGGCCGACGCACGGCGCCGGGTCCTTCTGCTCCGCCCCGCCTGGTGCCGAGCGCACCACCACCATCGCCGCGCAGAAACGGGCCAACCCCCTGCTCGCCGCACCGGACGAAGACACCTTCGTACGGCAGCTGCTCGACAGCCTCGGCTCCTACCCCGCCTACTTCGACCGCCTGGGTGAGGCGAACCGTCTCGGCCCCGCCCTCCTTCGCTCGGCCCCCACTCTTGCCGCGCTCTCCCCAGACCAGGTGCGCCACCTGATCGGCGAGGGCGCCCAGATCATCGACGTCCGCCCCGTCGCAGAGTTCGCCGCCGGCCACATCCCCGGTGCCGTCTCCATCCCTTTGCGGGACCAGTTCGCCACCTGGCTGGGCTGGCTGCTGCCCGACGAAACCCCGCTCGTCTTCGTCACCCGCCCCGGCCAGGACCTGTCCGAACTCACCTGGCAGGCCCTGAAGATCGGCTACGAACGGCTGGCAGGACACCTCGATGGCGGCATGGCCGCCTGGACCGCAGGCAACAGGGCGCAGGAGCGCATCGAGCTGCTCACCGCCGACAAGATCGTTGAGCGCCCCGTGCTCGACATCCGCCAGCGGGCCGAGCACATCGCCGGACACATCCCCGGCGCGGTGCACATCGAACTCGGCGACCTCACCGAACGCAGCGCCGAGGCACCCCGGCGCCCCGTCGTGGCGTGCGGCCACGGTGAACGTGCCATGACGGCTGCAAGCCTCCTGCAGCGCGCCGGCCACAAGGATCTCGCTGTCCTCGACGGCGGGCCGGCCGACTGGTCCAAGGCCACCGGCCGTCTTCTGGAGGAGACCGCGTGA
- a CDS encoding ArsR/SmtB family transcription factor, which produces MGDPARKAALYDAFARTGKALSSGKRLELLDLLAQGERPVDALAKAAGLNLTTVSAHLQTLKQAGLVATRRDGVRIHYRLAGDDVATLYALLRQVAQTHQAGVEPARAAYLGTDDAEEVDREELLARAEAGEVVVLDVRPAEEYDAGHIPGALSIPLDELAERIAELPDGAEVVAYCRGAYCVLAHDAVRLLHAHGRKAVRLTDGMLEWRLAEMPVDSGAAA; this is translated from the coding sequence ATGGGAGATCCTGCGCGCAAAGCCGCGCTGTACGACGCCTTCGCCCGGACCGGCAAGGCGTTGAGCAGTGGAAAGCGCCTGGAGCTGCTCGATCTGCTGGCGCAGGGCGAGCGTCCCGTCGACGCGCTCGCCAAGGCGGCCGGACTGAACCTGACCACCGTCTCGGCCCACCTGCAGACCCTCAAGCAGGCCGGGCTCGTGGCCACCCGCCGCGACGGCGTACGCATCCACTACCGCCTTGCCGGGGACGACGTCGCCACCCTTTACGCCCTGCTGCGCCAGGTCGCCCAGACCCATCAGGCCGGTGTCGAGCCCGCCCGTGCCGCCTACCTCGGCACCGACGACGCGGAGGAGGTCGACCGCGAAGAACTGCTGGCCCGCGCCGAGGCGGGGGAAGTCGTCGTCCTCGACGTCCGCCCGGCCGAGGAGTACGACGCCGGGCACATCCCCGGAGCCCTGTCCATCCCGCTCGATGAACTGGCCGAGCGGATCGCGGAGTTGCCGGACGGCGCCGAGGTGGTCGCCTACTGCCGCGGGGCCTACTGCGTCCTGGCCCACGACGCCGTGCGCCTGCTGCACGCCCACGGCCGCAAGGCGGTCCGGCTGACCGACGGGATGCTGGAGTGGCGACTGGCCGAGATGCCCGTCGACAGCGGGGCCGCAGCATGA